The nucleotide sequence GGGCACAATGGGGATGAGCGGCAGAGGAGGGCGGAGGATGGCCGAAGATCCGTTTCGCGCATTGGTGGACGGCATGAAAGAAGGCGTTATCGTCATGGATCGGGATCGCACGATTCATTACATGAACCCAGCCGCCGAGGCGTTGACGGGATGGCGGGTTGGAGAGCGGGCTCCGTATTGCGCCTATTGCACGGCGCGGTCGGTGCTGCCCGGGGAGGAGCGATGTCTGCTTGCCCAGAACCAGTCCCTCCCATATTTTGAGTCGGAAATGGCCGTCTACCGAGGGAAACATCGGTCTTTTCAGATGAGTTTGGCGCCGATGTCCGATCCGGGGGAAGGAGGCCGTCTGGTCCTTCTGATCCGTACGGTCTTGCCCAAAGAGGAGGATCACAAGTGGAGGCTTTCCCAGCTGCTACTCCGGGAGACGATTGCAGCTCAGGAAGCAGAGAGGCGACGCATTGCCCGGGAGCTGCACGACAACGTTTCACAAAAGCTGTTTAGCGCTTATCTCGCGACTCACGGCATCCGAATGCGGCTCACGGATCCGGAGCTGGCCAAGTACTGCCATAACGTGGCGGAAACTCTCCAGGAAGTCATGGAAGACGTCAAAGCCGTGTCCCGAAGCCTGCATCCCGCTACGTTGGATCTGCTGGGGATCGTGCCCACGGTCCGGGCCTTCTGCCGTCAATGGTCGAGCCACACTTTACGATGCGATTTTGACACCAACATTCCGGACGATCGGCGGTATGCCCCGGACCTTGAACTGAATGTGTATCGAATCATTCAGGAGGCCACGGTGAATGCGGTGAAACACGCCGATTGCACCAAACTGGATGTGAAACTGATGGAAGATGACCACCGGCTTCTCGTGCAGGTGGCGGACAATGGCAAGGGTTTGAGGCTGCCCGCCGCGGAAGGCCTCGGTATTCGCCATATGCGGGAGCGGGCCCAGGTATTGGGCGGGGTATTCTGGCTGACCTCCGAACTGGGGCGAGGAACGACGGTGCAATGTACAGTGCCTCTCAGGGGGGATGGATGGTGATTGAGCGGCGGATCCGGGTACTCATTGTCGACGACCATTCCATTGTACGCCGGGGCATCGCGTTCATGTTGTCCACCCAGCCGGACATGGAGGTGGTGGGCGAGGCGGCGGACGGCCGGGAGGCAGTCCAGAAGGTGTTGGCGTTAAAGCCTCACGTGGTTCTGATGGATCTTTCCATGCCCCAGGGTTTGGACGGGATCGCGGCCGCCGAGGAGATCAAAGATCAGTTTCCCGAGGTCAAAGTGATCGTTTTAACGATGTATGACGAAGACGTGTACCTTTGCCGGTTGTTGCGCAACGGGGTGGAAGGCTTCCTCCTGAAACAAACCGCCGGGGAAAATCTGATTCAAGCGATCCGCCAAGTGATGAACGGTGATTATTGGTTTGAGAGCGAATTGCCGAAGGAGATCGTGGACGAGATGAAACAGCGCCCCGAGCCGGAGAACTGCGACGAGGACGCCGTCATCCTGACGGAGCGGGAGCGGGAGGTGCTGGTGTTTCTCGCCCGGGGATATCAAAATCGGGAAGTGGCCAAGGAACTGAACATCAGCGTGAAAACGGTGGAAAACCATAAAGCAAACATGATGCGCAAGCTGGGCGTCTCCACGGTGCGAGAATTGATCGAATACGGCCGCCGGAATCGGCTGCTCGATCTATACCGATGAAGGAGGCTCGTAGATTCCGAACTGCTCCCAAAGATCCTCCATCTCGTGCAGAATTTCCGCTGTCTGTTTGGGTAGGCGATTTGACACAGCGCGGAGTAATCCCGTCAGAAAGGATAGGGGCGCGACGAAAGAGTCCATGTGGGAGGGAATGCCTGTGGGCGTGAAAAAAGACTCGTCGGCCAGAGGCGCGAGGGGAGACGAAGGATAATCCGTTATCGCCATGATCCACGTTCCTCTTTTTTTGCGTACCGCAGGTGTTCCACCGTCCAGTGGGCGTAACGGGAGAACCCAATGCCCACCATCACATCACCAGGTCCAAAGCGCTGTAAAAGGTCGATCATTCGCGGGTCTCCAGTAAATAACACCACGTCTTTTCCCAAAAGATGAAGGTAAAATTGAAAGAATTGCCCAAGGGAAACGGTGCTCCGAGCGCAGACGATTCCAATCCGCGAGGCGGAGATCAGCCGTTCCCTGGCCCGAAATGTTCTTCATCGTGACCAGCAAAGGGGTGGCCGCGGTTCCCTCGTCGTCCATGGTGATTTTGTTGGCCACGGCGACGGCGGTGGGTTTGCCCGCAGAAGGGGTGGCGCTGATCCTGGGGGTCGATCGGGTGATCGACATGGCGCGGACGGCGGTGAATGTCATGGGCCATGTTTTTTCCTCGACGGTGGTGGCTCGTTGGGAAGGCGTGTTTGGGCAGAAGGATCCGGAAGTCACGGTGCAGTCGAGCACCAGGGAAGAAGCAGAGCCCGTGTAAGGGTGGCCTTGGATCCGAGGGATTAACTCTGGCGCTGTCGAGCAGGTTTCTTGTTTCGATGCCGACGGGACCATAAGGTTGCCCCGCCTGTGTAGAGTAAAAATAGCCCAGCGACGATCCAAAAGAGTGCGTCTGGGCCGAATATACTTATGACGAAGGTTCCGCCCATGGGCCCGGCGACCATACCGGCGCCAAAATGCATGACGGCCAACCGATTGGCCCGTGGGAGCTCCCGCCCGTCGACAAGATCCTGAAGGTATGCCAGGCTCAGGCTGAACAGCGAGCCGGCGGCGGCACCGGCCAGGCCAAACCCCAGGGAGAACCCCAGCGTCGAAGACGCGGAGGCGGTGGCGATGAACAGGACGGCGCCCAGGGCACTGCAAGCGATGAGCGTCTTACCCCGGCCGAACCGGTCACTCCACCAGCCGAGGGGCATTTGAAAGATTAAGCTGCCGATCACGAATAACGACAGCGCCAAAGAGACCCCGGACAAGCTCCATCCCCGGGAGGCTGCATACAACGGGAGATCTGCGTTAAAAGCGGACTCCATGAATCCGAAGGCAAAGGGCAACGTCAAGGCGGGCAGGGCTGAGCGGTACAAGTCAAACGCGCGGGACAAGCGGTCGGGCCCGCTCACCAAAGACGATGCCCGAGGAAGTGGATCCCGGCGCACATCATGGATGCGAAGGATGGGTACCGCAGCCGCCAACAAGACGCCAGCCGCGAACAAGAATGGGACGGGCTCTCCCCACAGGAGGGTGTTGATCCCGAGGGGCCCCACGGCGAACCCAACTCCCGTGGAGAACCCGTACAGTGCCATTTGCCTCCCCCTGCGGGCGGGAGCCGTCAAAAGTCCTAACCAAGTTTGGGTGCCGTAATGGACAGCTCCAAGCGCCGTTCCCAGGACAAACCGCAGAACCAACCAAACTGAAGCCACTTGGAACATCGGAAACAAGAGGGCAGACAGTGCGGCGGCCCCGAGACCGGCGCACACTGTTCTCTGAAATCCGATCCGGCGGGCCACACGCTCCATGAACAGCATGGAAAAGAGCAGCCCGGCATAAATGGTGACCGTGGCTGCCGCCCCTGTCGCAGTTCCTCGGGCTGCTTCCAGAGCGTTGCCGGTGCCCTGTGGATCTAGAGCGGCCAGTAGGGGGATGAGCATTCCCTGGCTTGTGGTCGCGGCACCTACCGCCAGTGTAATCGACCAGAATGCGCGGCGGTTCTGTAGATCTTGGGAATGAGATTCTTCGAGCCGTTCATCTCGAATCAGTGTCGACATGGGCCCTCCAGGAAGCGCGGGGAGCTGAAAGCGTTGAATCGCATATAAAAACCCACATCCTCAGAAGACGTGGGACCTCAACACTATCCACGAGGTTCATCTCGTTCATTATGCCATGAGACGCTTCCATCAATCAATCGGAGTGAAACATACGGGCGAGTCGTGTGTGTCGAGCACGGGCGTGTCAACCACACTCGACCTGTGCAATTGTCCAAGGCGCAAGGGAGAAAAGTAAATCGACGTTTGAGGGGAAATCTCATTGTTTTAGCGGCTCTCGCGATGAGTGGTGGGCCGTGAGGGAATCGAACCCCCAACCATCCGATTAAGAGTCGGGTGCTCTACCAATTGAGCTAACGGCCCGAGGTGGTGACCCTAATGGGATTCGAACCCATGTTACCGCCGTGAGAGGGCGGCGTCCTAAACCACTAGACGATAGGGCCTCGGGTGGCTGCGGGACTAGGACTCGAACCTAGACTACCTGATCCAGAGTCAGGCGTGCTACCATTGCACCATCCCGCACTGTGCTTGACACGTCCTTCATTATAATCTCCGGATCCTGTTTTCGTCAACCCCTGGAGCACAACGAATTTTGTACGTGTATCACTGCTCTCTTCCTATCAGAGAAGGGTCGTGCCACAGGGACGGCGTCCCTCTGCGGCACGACCCCGGTCTTCACAATTAAAGCCCGGTTGGGGTGGTGGAAGGGGTCGTTTGATCTCGAAGATATTGAATGGCTTGGGCGAGACGGTCAAGGGTTGCCTCCCGTCCCAACAGTGCCATCACCTCAAACAATCCCGGTCCCACCGTTCGCCCGGTCAAAGCGAGGCGGGTCGGGTGGATCAACTCTCCGCCCTTGATTCCCCGGTTAGCAATGAGATCGCGGTAAAGGGTCTCCAGTGTCGCCGCATCCCACGATTCAGCCCCTTCTAAGACCTTGCGGGCCTCTTGCAACAGATCGGCCGTCTCCGGCCGCTGCAAATATTTACGCACTCCTTTAGGATCGTACTCGGTAACCGGCCGGTAAAAATACGAGACCGCATCCACCGCCTCGACCAACGTGTGCACCCGCTCGCGCACCGCATCCAGGCGGGCTAGAGCGGCCTGGAGTTCGGCCTCGGTGGCCTTCGGTGAAACGAAGCCCGCCTCCTCAAAAAATGGTCGAGCATACTCCCACACTTTATCCAAGGGCATTGTCCGAAGATAGTGGCCGTTGATCCATTCCAGTTTGCGAAGGTCGTAGATGGCCGCGTGTTTCACGATCCGATCGATGGAAAAGCGCGCCACCGCCTTGTCCAAACTGATGATCTCTTCCTCGTCCCCGGGGGACCAGCCCAGAAGCAGGCAGTAATTCACCAAAGCTTGGGGAAGAAACCCGAGGCTGCGAAATTCATCCACCGACGTGGCCCCGTGGCGCTTGCTCAATTTGGTCCGATCCGGGGCCAGGATCATGGGCACGTGGGCAAAGGCCGGCACTCGACCGCCTAAAAGTTGAAATAGCACCACGTGGCGCGGCGTGTTTGACAGGTGCTCTTCTGCCCGGATCACATGGGTGATCCCCATCTCCAGATCGTCCACCACCGTGGCAAAATGATACGTAGGCCACCCGTCGCTCTTGAAAATAACAAAATCGTCCAGTTGATCTGGCGCGAATTCCACTCGCCCCCGGACGAGGTCGTCGACGACCACCGACTGATCCCGATCGACCCGTAGGCGGTACACCGGCCGCTGGCCGGCCGCCTCCCGGGCAGCTCGCTCCCCGGGCGTTAGGTGCCGGCAGGTCCCCGGGTACCGCGGCGTTCGCCCTTCCTTTAGGGCGGACTCCCGGGATGCCTTCAACTCCTCGGCAGAACAATAACAGGGATACGCAAGACTCCGCCGGATCAAGTGGTCCAGATGTCGCCGGTAGATCTCCAGCCTTTGGGACTGTCGATAAGGACCAAATGCTCCGCCCTCCTCGATCCCTTCGTCCAAAGAGAGCCCGAGCCACCGAAAACCTTCCAGAATCTGGCGCAAGTGAGCTTCGGAGGAGCGGGCCAAATCCGTATCGTCGATGCGCAACACCATCCGCCCCCCGGTGTGTCGGGCGAACAGCCAGTTCAACAACGCCGTGCGAACCCCCCCGAGATGCAAGGCCCCGGTGGGACTCGGGGCGAATCTCACACGTACACTGCCGTCGGTCATCGTCACAAACTCCCTCCGCAATGATCACCCGTTGCATCCGATCAAATCCTCTTCCCATGATAGATGTTTGGGCCGGAAAAAGGCAAGTCCGGGCGGTCAGCCAGAGCCCGGTTCAGAGGTTTTGCCGATTCCGGGGGCGATGCGGTATCATGATTCTATGAAATACTAAAAGTCGAGTCCGAATCGCACAGACTTTAGCAGAAAATGCATCATTGTTCCGATTCTCGCTAACTCAAAGGAGTGAAACGGTGGATGAACGTATCCGGCGCGATCCATGACCTGCGCGCCCTGCTGGCTGACCCGGACCGAGTCACGGTGAACGAAACGATCTTAGAGCACCATAGTCACGATCTGACCTATCACGCCCCCCATCTTCCGGAAGCGGTGGTATTTCCCACCGACACCCAGGAGGTGAGCCGCATTGTACGATTTGCCAATGAAAACGGGATTCCTGTGGTGCCCTTTGGGGTCGGCAGCAGCCTGGAAGGGCACGTCATCCCCGTTCGGGGCGGCATCACGTTGGATTTGAGCCGGATGAATCAAATTCTGGAGATCCGGCCCCAGGACTTTCTCGCCCGCGTCCAACCGGGGGTCACCCGAAGCCAACTCAACCAGGCCTTGCGGAGCCACGGATTATTTTTCCCCGTTGACCCCGGGGCGGATGCCACCCTCGGTGGCATGGCCGCCACCAACGCCAGTGGAACCAACGCGGTGCGCTACGGGGCGATGCGGGGACAGGTGCTGGGCCTGGAGGTGGTGCTTCCGGACGGGCGGATCATTCACACCGGGGGACTGTCGGTCAAGTCTTCGGCAGGGTATTATTTAACTGGGTTGTTCGTCGGCTCGGAAGGAACCTTGGGCGTGATTACCGAGGTGATTGTGCGCGTCCACGGCATCCCGGAGCACACGGCGGCGGCCAGGGCCGTGTTTCCGGACGTCGAGTCGGCCGGACGGGCGGCGGTGGCGCTGATTGGATCGGGGATGACGGTGGGGCGGGTGGAGCTGGTGGATGCCAAGACCATCGTGGCGGTGAATCGCTTCAAAGGCACCGATTACCTGGAAAGTCCGACCCTGTTTCTCGAATTCAGCGGCGGGCGCAAGGCGGTGGAAGAAGATATCCGACTGGCTGAAGAGTTGGTGAATAGTGAGGGTTGCCAGACCTTTGTCTATGAACACGACCCCGAGGCGGTGGTTAAGCTTTGGGAGGCCCGCCATCACGCGGCCTTGGCGCTGATGGCAATGGCTCCGGGGAAAAAGTTGATGACCACCGATGTCTGTGTCCCCATTTCTCATCTGCCAGGTGCCTTGCATGCGGCCCGGGAGTTGATGGAGAGTCGGGGGATGGATGGATTTATTCTCGGACACGTGGGGGATGGCAATTATCACGCCGGGTTCGCTGTGGATGCTGACGACCCCGGAGACATCGCCCGGGCGGAAGAAGTGAATGCCGCGATTGTGCGCTATGCCCTGGAGCGGGGTGGAACCTGCACTGGAGAACACGGGGTCGGTGTGGGGAAACGCAAGTATTTACCGGAAGAGCACGGTGAGGCGGTTGAACTGATGCGGGGAATCAAGGCGTTGATCGATCCCAAAGGGATTATGAATCCCGGCAAAGTGATTCCAGACTGATGAGCGGCGCGGCCGACCGGGATGGGCCGGCGGACGCGCTCGGCCGGGTCCACGAAAGGGGAGAAGAGAATGGACGTGTATCGGGCGGACGAGCCCAAACCGCTGTATCGGGTGCTCGATGAAGAAGGGTCACCCGTGGGATCTGTACCGGATCTCGCGGAAGACCGGCTTGTCGGGATGTATCGGGGGATGGTCCTCGCTCGCACCTTTGACGAACGCGCCTTGAATCTGCAGCGGCAGGGACGGATCGGGACGTATGCGCCCTTTAGCGGCCAGGAGGCGGCGCAGATCGGCAGTTTCGCAGCGCTAGAAAAGGACGACTGGGTGTTTCCGAGCTATCGCGAACTGGCCGGGATGATTTATCACGGATTGCCCATGGAGCGGGCGTTGCTTTATAGCATGGGTCATCCGGACGGGGCCAAGATGCCGGAGGATTCTCGCATGTTTCCCGTGCAGATCGTCATTGCCTCGCAACTTCTCCATGCGGTGGGGGCGGGATGGGCCTGCCGCCTGAAGGGCGAGCGGAGCGTTGCCGCTGCGTATTTTGGCGATGGCGCGACCTCCGAAGGGGATTTTCATGAAGCGCTGAACCTCGCCTCGGTGTTCAGTGTGCCGGTGGTTTTCTTTTGTCAAAACAATGGGTGGGCGATCAGTGTCCCCGTGTCCCATCAAATGAGGTCGGCGACTGTGGCGCAACGGGCGGTGGCGTACGGGATCGAAGGGATTCGCGTGGACGGAAACGATGTTCTGGCCGTCTATGAAGGGATGCTCCGGGCTGTGGATCGGGCCCGGGCCGGGGAGGGGCCGACCTTGGTTGAGGCGGTGACCTACCGGTTGGGACCACACACCACAGCGGACGACCCCACCCGATACCGGGATGAAGAGGAGCTGAAAAGGTGGCGGGAACGGCGGGATCCCATCGTGCGATTCCGGAAGTTTCTTGAAAACCGAGGGATCTGGTCTGAAGAGCAGGAGCGCGCCGAATGGGAGCAGGCGAGGCGCGCTGTGGACGAGGCGGTGGTTCGGGCGGAGTCTTATCCTAAAGCGGATCCGTCTTTCGCTTTTGAGCACGTATATGCCTCGATGACACCCGACCTGTGCAACCAGAGGGACGAGTGGAGGGCCCGTGCCTCCCGGAGGGAGGGAATGCAATGAGAGAGATGACGATGATCCAGGCCATTCACGAGGCGATGAAGATGGCCTTGGAAAGCGACGATCGGGTGATGGTGCTCGGGGAAGACGTCGGGAAGAATGGCGGAGTGTTTCGGGCCACCGAAGGGCTTCAGGCCCACTTCGGGCCGGATCGGGTGGTGGACACCCCCTTGGCGGAGTCGGCGATTGTAGGGGCGGCCGTCGGGCTGGCCGTGGCGGGGATGCGGCCGATCGCGGAGATTCAATTTCTGGGATTCATTTATGAGGCGATGGACCAAATCGCCGCTCAGGCGGCGCGAATCCGTTTTCGCTCCGGGGGGCAGTATTCGGCGCCGATCGTGATTCGAGCGCCTTTTGGCGGGGGCGTGCGAACCCCGGAGTTGCATTCGGACAGTTTGGAAGCTTTGTTTTTGCACACTCCGGGTCTCAAAGTGGTCATTCCCAGCAATCCCCGGGATGCGAAGGGGCTGCTTCTGGCGGCGGTTCGCGATCCGGATCCCGTCCTGTACCTGGAGCCGCTAAAACTGTACCGGGCCTTTCGCGGAGAAGTTCCCGAAGAGTGGTACGAGGTGCCTATTGGCCGGGCCCAGGTGGTGATCCCGGGGCAGGACGTCACCGTTATTGCTTGGGGCCCCACGGTCCCGGTGGCGGTGCAGGCGGCCCGGTCGGCCCAGGAGGCTTGGGGCTATTCCTGTGAGGTGATCGATCTGCGCACGATAGCGCCC is from Kyrpidia tusciae DSM 2912 and encodes:
- a CDS encoding MFS transporter; protein product: MSTLIRDERLEESHSQDLQNRRAFWSITLAVGAATTSQGMLIPLLAALDPQGTGNALEAARGTATGAAATVTIYAGLLFSMLFMERVARRIGFQRTVCAGLGAAALSALLFPMFQVASVWLVLRFVLGTALGAVHYGTQTWLGLLTAPARRGRQMALYGFSTGVGFAVGPLGINTLLWGEPVPFLFAAGVLLAAAVPILRIHDVRRDPLPRASSLVSGPDRLSRAFDLYRSALPALTLPFAFGFMESAFNADLPLYAASRGWSLSGVSLALSLFVIGSLIFQMPLGWWSDRFGRGKTLIACSALGAVLFIATASASSTLGFSLGFGLAGAAAGSLFSLSLAYLQDLVDGRELPRANRLAVMHFGAGMVAGPMGGTFVISIFGPDALFWIVAGLFLLYTGGATLWSRRHRNKKPARQRQS
- a CDS encoding MurR/RpiR family transcriptional regulator → MISASRIGIVCARSTVSLGQFFQFYLHLLGKDVVLFTGDPRMIDLLQRFGPGDVMVGIGFSRYAHWTVEHLRYAKKEERGSWR
- a CDS encoding histidine kinase, which encodes MAEDPFRALVDGMKEGVIVMDRDRTIHYMNPAAEALTGWRVGERAPYCAYCTARSVLPGEERCLLAQNQSLPYFESEMAVYRGKHRSFQMSLAPMSDPGEGGRLVLLIRTVLPKEEDHKWRLSQLLLRETIAAQEAERRRIARELHDNVSQKLFSAYLATHGIRMRLTDPELAKYCHNVAETLQEVMEDVKAVSRSLHPATLDLLGIVPTVRAFCRQWSSHTLRCDFDTNIPDDRRYAPDLELNVYRIIQEATVNAVKHADCTKLDVKLMEDDHRLLVQVADNGKGLRLPAAEGLGIRHMRERAQVLGGVFWLTSELGRGTTVQCTVPLRGDGW
- a CDS encoding FAD-binding oxidoreductase yields the protein MNVSGAIHDLRALLADPDRVTVNETILEHHSHDLTYHAPHLPEAVVFPTDTQEVSRIVRFANENGIPVVPFGVGSSLEGHVIPVRGGITLDLSRMNQILEIRPQDFLARVQPGVTRSQLNQALRSHGLFFPVDPGADATLGGMAATNASGTNAVRYGAMRGQVLGLEVVLPDGRIIHTGGLSVKSSAGYYLTGLFVGSEGTLGVITEVIVRVHGIPEHTAAARAVFPDVESAGRAAVALIGSGMTVGRVELVDAKTIVAVNRFKGTDYLESPTLFLEFSGGRKAVEEDIRLAEELVNSEGCQTFVYEHDPEAVVKLWEARHHAALALMAMAPGKKLMTTDVCVPISHLPGALHAARELMESRGMDGFILGHVGDGNYHAGFAVDADDPGDIARAEEVNAAIVRYALERGGTCTGEHGVGVGKRKYLPEEHGEAVELMRGIKALIDPKGIMNPGKVIPD
- the pdhA gene encoding pyruvate dehydrogenase (acetyl-transferring) E1 component subunit alpha, producing MDVYRADEPKPLYRVLDEEGSPVGSVPDLAEDRLVGMYRGMVLARTFDERALNLQRQGRIGTYAPFSGQEAAQIGSFAALEKDDWVFPSYRELAGMIYHGLPMERALLYSMGHPDGAKMPEDSRMFPVQIVIASQLLHAVGAGWACRLKGERSVAAAYFGDGATSEGDFHEALNLASVFSVPVVFFCQNNGWAISVPVSHQMRSATVAQRAVAYGIEGIRVDGNDVLAVYEGMLRAVDRARAGEGPTLVEAVTYRLGPHTTADDPTRYRDEEELKRWRERRDPIVRFRKFLENRGIWSEEQERAEWEQARRAVDEAVVRAESYPKADPSFAFEHVYASMTPDLCNQRDEWRARASRREGMQ
- a CDS encoding alpha-ketoacid dehydrogenase subunit beta; the protein is MREMTMIQAIHEAMKMALESDDRVMVLGEDVGKNGGVFRATEGLQAHFGPDRVVDTPLAESAIVGAAVGLAVAGMRPIAEIQFLGFIYEAMDQIAAQAARIRFRSGGQYSAPIVIRAPFGGGVRTPELHSDSLEALFLHTPGLKVVIPSNPRDAKGLLLAAVRDPDPVLYLEPLKLYRAFRGEVPEEWYEVPIGRAQVVIPGQDVTVIAWGPTVPVAVQAARSAQEAWGYSCEVIDLRTIAPMDTETLVASVEKTGRVVVVHEAVRSGGVGAEVAARLSESAFLSLAAPMVRVAGYDTPYPPPAIEDAWLPSVDRVVEAIHRVAAF
- a CDS encoding response regulator yields the protein MIERRIRVLIVDDHSIVRRGIAFMLSTQPDMEVVGEAADGREAVQKVLALKPHVVLMDLSMPQGLDGIAAAEEIKDQFPEVKVIVLTMYDEDVYLCRLLRNGVEGFLLKQTAGENLIQAIRQVMNGDYWFESELPKEIVDEMKQRPEPENCDEDAVILTEREREVLVFLARGYQNREVAKELNISVKTVENHKANMMRKLGVSTVRELIEYGRRNRLLDLYR
- the gltX gene encoding glutamate--tRNA ligase, translated to MTDGSVRVRFAPSPTGALHLGGVRTALLNWLFARHTGGRMVLRIDDTDLARSSEAHLRQILEGFRWLGLSLDEGIEEGGAFGPYRQSQRLEIYRRHLDHLIRRSLAYPCYCSAEELKASRESALKEGRTPRYPGTCRHLTPGERAAREAAGQRPVYRLRVDRDQSVVVDDLVRGRVEFAPDQLDDFVIFKSDGWPTYHFATVVDDLEMGITHVIRAEEHLSNTPRHVVLFQLLGGRVPAFAHVPMILAPDRTKLSKRHGATSVDEFRSLGFLPQALVNYCLLLGWSPGDEEEIISLDKAVARFSIDRIVKHAAIYDLRKLEWINGHYLRTMPLDKVWEYARPFFEEAGFVSPKATEAELQAALARLDAVRERVHTLVEAVDAVSYFYRPVTEYDPKGVRKYLQRPETADLLQEARKVLEGAESWDAATLETLYRDLIANRGIKGGELIHPTRLALTGRTVGPGLFEVMALLGREATLDRLAQAIQYLRDQTTPSTTPTGL